One window from the genome of Haloprofundus halobius encodes:
- a CDS encoding VOC family protein has translation MPHLGHVHLKVRELDRAVDFYSSLLGLDVTERHVNYAFLSFGSHHHDLALQALGDDAADPGPGVGLYHSAWEVETPAELRATYETLDERGVSVAPVDHGISKALYFDDPDGNGVEVYLDTREANDQDEWDGRNRRFDPAALSRRR, from the coding sequence ATGCCACACCTCGGTCACGTTCACCTGAAAGTCAGAGAACTGGACCGCGCCGTCGACTTCTACTCGTCACTTCTCGGCCTCGACGTGACGGAACGCCACGTGAACTACGCGTTCCTCTCGTTCGGGTCGCACCACCACGATTTAGCCCTGCAAGCGCTCGGCGACGACGCTGCCGACCCCGGCCCGGGCGTCGGCCTCTATCACAGTGCGTGGGAGGTCGAGACGCCCGCCGAGTTGCGAGCGACGTACGAGACGCTCGACGAGCGAGGCGTCTCGGTCGCTCCCGTCGACCACGGCATCAGCAAGGCGCTGTACTTCGACGACCCCGACGGCAACGGCGTCGAGGTGTACCTCGACACGCGCGAGGCGAACGACCAGGACGAGTGGGACGGCAGGAACCGGCGGTTCGACCCGGCGGCGCTCAGCAGGCGTCGATGA
- a CDS encoding DUF7097 family protein encodes MEKTPKGTPVGVDDPYELAGRCDHLTGDGRCRYALSHAGNDPEFARARRADDYRCLVGETACEWRDCPHYRSTTDGRECVRCGLPEIRMAHQSSARPLLEEHHLSYHGGGGERSGGRGNDANGDDAEPSHEITVSLCRWCHAKVHKSFARVDDDVNPDAEALAAREQRRSEEQAEFGFRSASERFDRTSDERS; translated from the coding sequence ATGGAGAAGACGCCGAAGGGGACACCGGTCGGCGTGGACGACCCCTACGAGCTGGCCGGGCGCTGTGACCACCTGACCGGCGACGGCCGCTGTCGCTACGCGCTCTCGCACGCGGGCAACGACCCCGAGTTCGCCCGGGCACGCCGCGCCGACGACTACCGCTGTCTCGTCGGCGAGACCGCCTGCGAGTGGCGCGACTGCCCGCATTACCGCTCGACCACCGACGGCCGCGAGTGCGTCCGCTGTGGACTGCCCGAGATTCGGATGGCGCATCAGTCGTCGGCGCGTCCGCTGCTGGAGGAACACCACCTCTCGTATCACGGCGGAGGCGGAGAGCGTAGCGGAGGCCGTGGAAACGACGCCAACGGGGACGACGCCGAACCGAGTCACGAGATCACGGTGTCGCTCTGCCGGTGGTGTCACGCGAAAGTCCACAAGTCGTTCGCGCGCGTCGACGACGACGTGAACCCCGACGCGGAGGCGCTGGCCGCGCGCGAACAGCGCCGCAGCGAGGAACAGGCCGAGTTCGGATTTCGGTCCGCGAGCGAGCGGTTCGATCGCACGTCCGACGAACGTTCTTGA